In the genome of Penaeus monodon isolate SGIC_2016 chromosome 30, NSTDA_Pmon_1, whole genome shotgun sequence, the window NNNNNNNNNNNNNNNNNNNNNNNNNNNNNNNNNNNNNNNNNNNNNNNNNNNNNNNNNNNNNNNNNNNNNNNNNNNNNNNNNNNNNNNNNNNNNNNNNNNNNNNNNNNNNNNNNNNNNNNNNNNNNNNNNNNNNNNNNNNNNNNNNNNNNNNNNNNNNNNNNNNNNNNNNNNNNNNNNNNNNNNNNNNNNNNNNNNNNNNNNNNNNNNNNNNNNNNNNNNNNNNNNNNNNNNNNNNNNNNNNNNNNNNNNNNNNNNNNNNNNNNNNNNNNNNNNNNNNNNNNNNNNNNNNNNNNNNNNNNNNNNNNNNNNNNNNNNNNNNNNNNNNNNNNNNNNNNNNNNNNNNNNNNNNNNNNNNNNNNNNNNNNNNNNNNNNNNNNNNNNNNNNNNNNNNNNNNNNNNNNNNNNNNNNNNNNNNNNNNNNNNNNNNNNNNNNNNNNNNNNNNNNNNNNNNNNNNNNNNNNNNNNNNNNNNNNNNNNNNNNNNNNNNNNNNNNNNNNNNNNNNNNNNNNNNNNNNNNNNNNNNNNNNNNNNNNNNNNNNNNNNNNNNNNNNNNNNNNNNNNNNNNNNNNNNNNNNNNNNNNNNNNNNNNNNNNNNNNNNNNNNNNNNNNNNNNNNNNNNNNNNNNNNNNNNNNNNNNNNNNNNNNNNNNNNNNNNNNNNNNNNNNNNNNNNNNNNNNNNNNNNNNNNNNNNNNNNNNNNNNNNNNNNNNNNNNNNNNNNNNNNNNNNNNNNNNNNNNNNNNNNNNNNNNNNNNNNNNNNNNNNNNNNNNNNNNNNNNNNNNNNNNNNNNNNNNNNNNNNNNNNNNNNNNNNNNNNNNNNNNNNNNNNNNNNNNNNNNNNNNNNNNNNNNNNNNNNNNNNNNNNNNNNNNNNNNNNNNNNNNNNNNNNNNNNNNNNNNNNNNNNNNNNNNNNNNNNNNNNNNNNNNNNNNNNNNNNNNNNNNNNNNNNNNNNNNNNNNNNNNNNNNNNNNNNNNNNNNNNNNNNNNNNNNNNNNNNNNNNNNNNNNNNNNNNNNNNNNNNNNNNNNNNNNNNNNNNNNNNNNNNNNNNNNNNNNNNNNNNNNNNNNNNNNNNNNNNNNNNNNNNNNNNNNNNNNNNNNNNNNNNNTGCATTCGACAGAGCGCGTTGATGTAATGAAATATAGAGTTTCGTATCTAGAGTGAAATCTGATATAAGTAAACGGTTGTGGAACTCACACAGTTCGAAATCGGGTCTCCATTTCTTTTAGTTATAAAATCTGCTTAAACACCTATCGACAGCTGGTGCCGTGTGATTCGTTCTATTTCATGCAGTGCATTGGATTTCGTAAGTAGCATGTCGCACGGTTAGTATGGACAGTAAAATGTTTAAAAGTACCGACAGAAACTCACGTAGTAGCGCCCGGGACATTTAAGATTGCCGCGCCGTTCTTTAGGCCCTTCTTGCCTGCAACATAGGCCAGACACATCGATTTGCGCAGCAAGAAATTTACTAGTTAATGTAAATACTCGATGTTCTCGGGGTATTACTCTTGTATTTCATACCATGTATGTCATATCCTTTTGGGCAGAAACAAATTCCGTCATGGAAGTTCTTGCGGGCTTCATctcgtaaaaattaaaatatgacaataaatgtAAANNNNNNNNNNNNNNNNNNNNNNNNNNNNNNNNNNNNNNNNNNNNNNNNNNNNNNNNNNNNNNNNNNNNNaacagataaataaataaaacgaaatggaAACATTGTTTactgagggaggaaaaggattcggatgacaatttttaaaaatattaaagatgagTTTCCTAGATTAACTCGCTAAGTCgtttgctcttgtttttttctcataaaagatGGCTGGTTGACAAACGTTTCCAAAGAATGAAGGGGTTAATAAANNNNNNNNNNNNNNNNNNNNNNNNNNNNNNNNNNNNNNNNNNNNNNNNNNNNNNNNNNNNTCGCTTTTTCGACCTTTATCTCCTAACTNNNNNNNNNNNNNNNNNNNNNNNNNNNNNNNNNNNNNNNNNNNNNNNNNTCTACGCGTTCTTTTTTCTCAGTCCTCCAttcgtatctcttctctctctccccctccttcttcatcaAAATTTGCTCCTTCATCCCTCGTTTattctccctttattttctttcaatccttttctttatcttttctcaaaataaaatttgtttagaaaataaaaaatactctctctttctcgtgacttttatcttattattccctttttaaatttcactttaTCAACGTCTGTCTTAAACCACtgatttcctccctttttctctcccaaaataacaagacaaaaaaaagatgaataattaaaaagttaaaaaaatggttctcccttttccccgttttttttaccccccctctcttccaaaatccttttttatccggttctctctttttcccccgggcAGTATTTAGAGAAAGGCGAATGGGAACGAAATGAGCGAACGGGACGCGACGAGACcaaagaaaaagtttaaatttcCATTATCAAGAAAAAGCTTCTCGAGGCGAACACCACCCCCCATCTTGATTCGGCGAAGGGGGCGATaaacggaaaaaaatttgggggaaggcgcgtaaggggaggagggaggagggggataaagcgGGGTGGGGGNNNNNNNNNNNNNNNNNNNNNNNNNNNNNNGAGGTAATAGACAGTTTAGGAGGAAGCGGGGCTGATAAACGGGGGACTGGGAGAAGGCGCgaaaaggggacgggggagaaCGGGGGAAAAACCCAGGGGATAGGAAAATTTTNNNNNNNNNNNNNNNNNNNNNNNGGGGTTATAGACAGATTGGGAAAAAGCAGGGGAAAAACGGAGGAACGGGAAAAGGGGCGCGATaacggggggggagaagggggggaaaaagcagggtagggaaaatttaataaattaaaaaaaaataaaaaaagaggttaaAGACAGTTGGGAAGAAGAGGGctgaaaaaaggagggaatggggaaatggtataagggggaggagggagaacgggtggataaaaaaaaatgatggggaaaataaataaaaaaaaaaaaggggttaatagacagattaggaggaagagggagataaacggAGGAACGGGGGAAAAGGCGAGAAAGGGGGGAgctgagagaagggggggaaaaagggggtgataAAAGTGAAGGGGAAATTTGTTTAAACGGGAGAAATGGGAAAATGCGTGAtcataggaggaagagggagagagagggaaaaaaaaggggaaaaaggagaattatatattttttccctttttaaaggaaaaaaaaaaaggggggaattaggAGATAGGTGATAAGAAGGTACATTTACGAAAAAAagcaatatgtaataaaatttagatgaaaggataaaaggaggagatggggaataagcgataataaaggggaaagggaaaaaaaagaatacgatgataaaaggaaaaacagtaaaatagaaacaaaaattgcATTAAGATTTTGCGAGGGGAATCTCCTGCAAAAATTCCCAAAGAGGAAGAAACGAACAATTTCCCCGAATTTCCGCCATCGTGGAATAGNNNNNNNNNNNNNNNNNNNNNNNNNNNNNNNNNNNNNNNNNNNNNNNNNNNNNNNNNNNNNNNaggggggaaaaaatggaaaggggacaTGCGAGGAAATAAGAACGATTTTTCCCCAAAGAGAGacatttaaaatttggggccaTTTTTTGGGTGAggtaaaaaggataaatgaagaaaggggaaagcgTTTGATTTAAAGTAGGACAAAGGAGAATGTGAAAAACGGCGCCAAAtacgaaacaaaaaacaacggtcCGAGAAAAGCGATAGAGAAAAGGggattgaaaaatatttttgggaaagcggattttggggttttagaatggagcgaaagaaaaaaaggcaataatcaagagtaaaaaaataaaagggaattgggAATTTGAAGGGAAtttataaaatggtaataatgaagatagaaaaaaaaaaaaaaaagattgtaattttttctcttctcctcaaaAAACGAAAGCGagaggggaatttttaaaaaattttgaagagaagaggggagacgatAAAGCGGAAAAACACAACGAGAGATTTTAtgagatttatttttaaaaaaaaatttagaaaaaatgaatgagaaaaaaatactgataaaaccCATAacaaaggagaggagaataatgaaagggaaaaagagatgggaaaaaagggaaaagggNNNNNNNNNNNNNNNNNNNNNNNNNNNNNNNNNNNNNNNNNNNNNNNNNNNNNNNNNNNNNNNNNNNNNNNNNNNNNNNNNNNNNNGAGGANNNNNNNNNNNNNNNNNNNNNNNNNNNNNNNNNNNNNNNNNNNNNNNNNNNNNNNNNNNNNNNNNNNNNNNNNNNNNNNNNNNNNNNNgggaaaaacccacacacacacgaggaaagaagagggaaaaactgNNNNNNNNNNNNNNNNNNNNNNNNNNNNNNNNNNNNNNNNNNNNNNNNNNNNNNNNNNNNNNNNNNNNNNNNNNNNNNNNNNNNNNNNNNNNNNNNNNNNNNNNNNNNNNNNNNNNNNNNNNNNNNNNNNNNNNNNNNNNNNNNNNNNNNNNNNNNNNNNNNNNNNNNNNNNNNNNNNNNNNNNNNNNNNNNNNNNNNNNNNNNNNNNNNNNNNNNNNAGTTANNNNNNNNNNNNNNNNNNNNNNNNNNNNNNNNNNNNNNNNNNNNNNNNNNNNNNNNNNNNNNNNNNNNNNNNNNNNNNNNNNNNNNNNNNNNNNNNNNNNAGTAGATAGCAGGNNNNNNNNNNNNNNNNNNNNNNNNNNNNNNNNNNNNNNNNNNNNNNNNNNNNNNNNNNNNNNNNNNNNNNNNNNNNNNNNNNNNNNNNNNNNNNNNNNNNNNNNNNNNNNNNNNNNNNNNNNNNNNNNNNNNNNNNNNNNNNNNNNNNNNNNNNNNNNNNNNNNNNNNNNNNNNNNNNNNNNNNNNNNNNNNNNNNNNNNNNNNNNNNNNNNNNNNNNNNNNNNNNNNNNNNNNNNNNNNNNNNNNNNNNNNNNNNNNNNNNNNNNNNNNNNNNNNNNNNNNNNNNNNNNNNNNNNNNNNNNNNNNNNNNNNNNNNNNNNNNNNNNNNNNNNNNNNNNNNNNNNNNNNNNNNNNNNNNNNNNNNNNNNNNNNNNNNNNNNNNNNNNNNNNNNNNNNNNNNNNNNNNNNNNNNNNNNNNNNNNNNNNNNNNNNNNNNNNNNNNNNNNNNNNNNNNNNNNNNNNNNNNNNNNNNNNNNNNNNNNNNNNNNNNNNNNNNNNNNNNNNNNNNNNNNNNNNNNNNNNNNNNNNNNNNNNNNNNNNNNNNNNNNNNNNNNNNNNNNNNNNNNNNNNCCGTTATAAGCTGTTTTGTCAGATGTTCAGAAACTTGGTACCCTTAAGGTATTTAGAATCTGCTCTGTTGTGCATACCTTTTTTCACGTTCGATGGTACGACTTCTTGCCTGAGTGCGCAAATATGGAAGGTTTTATATGACGGGAATTTTGTTTCTACTTCTCTGGAATCTGAAATCGTTTTATTTAATGTCATAGGTATAAGGAAAATGGATAAGATGCGCATCTGCTATGAATGTCTTTGTTATGCTACAGATGTGAAAgtgttatctattaatatatttcagGCATAACTATAGCAGAGCTTATATGCCATATTAATTCAAGGCTTGCAGTGTCGTTAGTCCAGTTGTTACTACGAGGGTGACATATTCAGTTTTTTATCAGAAAGAAGGTTTCTGGTGGACGCCTTGCGTGGCTACTTGATAACCGGGTAGAATAGTAGCATGTAATGTGAAAGCTGGTTTTGTTTGCCACCATTTTACCCCGACATCCAATACAAGGACTGGAACCGCCGGCGATTGCTGGTTATGTGGCTGCAGGCAACGTCAGTAACGTTAATTTACGTTGAAGACCCTTCGTAACTCCTCACCTTTCTGCAGCTCTGCACTCTTGGCTCTATGTCAGGCCGAAATATCTATTGAAGGTAATATGATTGTATATGGAATAGAAACATTGGCTATGATGTTTTTCGGTGTCTCTAAACATGATCCTTACTGACCGGTCTTTTTTCCCTTGTCTAGTGAATTTATAAACTAATTTAACAATGGAAGTGATACGGAAATATTCCTGCTTTTGAGAGCATTCTGAAATACAATTTCTAAAGCATACGCAGGTTAACAATCANNNNNNNNNNNNNNNNNNNNNNNNNNNNNNNNNNNNNNNNNNNNNNNNNNNNNNNNNNNNNNNNNNNNNNNNNNNNNNNNNNNNNNATAGAAATacgaatgaatgtgtatatatatacatatacatttttatttcttatgataCATGCTGTACATAATAAAGGTCCTTCTATTACAAGTATAGCTGTATAAACAATACAATACACaactaaaataaataagagaaaaatatttcatCACCTGGGATGGTAATGAAAAAGCTTATAGAGCAATAGTTACACAAAAAAAAGCCATCTTTACGAAGCCAAGGGACAAGGTATCGaggagaataggaaaaaggaTGGGTTAACAGCTGGGTGGAAGGTTCATGCCCGACGCTGTACAGGCGTACGAGAGGGAGAGCTTGGTGCCGGACACGGTGGAGGACGACGTGTAAGTTAGGGTGACTGTGGTCGTCCTCCACACGACAAGGCGGCCTGGGCCTTCCTGGGCGGTGTTCTTGGCGACCTCGGCGTCGGCGGCCGCGTTCAGGGAGGCGTGGAGGTTGTCACCGGCAGTGCTGATAAAACGGTTGATAAGTAAGATATTATTTCATGCTAAGCAAGGCCGAATActttttcagtgattttttttcctgtctatcAAATCACGTTGACCAAGGCTCTCACCTGTCATCGATCTGCTCGAGTTTGGGCAgagctctcctcttccttccggaGCAAGTGGTAGATCCGATGGCTGCAAAGGATGGGCATATTACAAGGTGTGTAAGTCATGTCACACACTTAGATGCACACAGGTTTACACTGATAGCTTCCACAACCTcattcctatcctctctcttagATTCTTATGGTGTTCACTACGATAAACATTCTCTATCATTAGTTGCCACGATCGTAGTTAATTTCAAGGACCAACCATTGTAGCAAGTAGTGGCAGCGACgccgatggtggtggtggtggctgtgCTGATCATTTCTGTTCTTAAAATGCCCACGAAAAACTTCTGGTTGACTGGGTTGTAGGAAGCCTTATCTGCTGTCAGTAGAGGGGAGAAGTGGTTGAGTAAGTGCAttgtcaagaaaaaaaagcaaaaccaaatgATTCAAAAAGGTTGTTAAGTTGGTCGGCCATGACTTTACCTACCAGTTGTGAATGTAAAACAAAGTGaaggtaaaaaaatatgatatcttTTTCCTTCATGTTAGAGATTATGAAACAAATATGAAGCAACCGATCTTACCATTCTCTTCCTCGGCAGCGGCCAACAGCGCCACACCTGCCAAAACGCACACCGCAAGCAGCTTCATCTGTTTACAGGAAGAAGCGGGTTCAATAGTTTGATCACAGGACCTCGTAGGATAGTTTACGGTACTCTGGGCTCAATATGGATTGCACTGTAATTACTGTACAGCAGTGGAATTATGGAAATAGGATTACGTTGCAACAGTTATCATAAGCAGTATCAACTGGAATTTTGGATTCTCAAGATGCACCATTCGGAACATTAATCTCCACTTCCTTATGTACAGAGAGAAGACAACGGGCTCATTTTACAAGAGGATTTGGATTTTTGCTTCATAATAAAATGAGACTGTCATGTGAATAATATCTGTCCACACTGATTTTCAAGTTAACATTTCTACATGTAAAATTAGACTTACAGTGCGGAGCCTTGAGNNNNNNNNNNNNNNNNNNNNNNNNNNNNNNNNNNNNNNNNNNNNNNNNNNNNNNNNNNNNNNNNNNNNNNNNNNNNNNNNNNNNNNNNNNNNNNNNNNNNNNNNNNNNNNNNNNNNNNNNNNNNNNNNNNNNNNNNNNNNNNNNNNNNNNNNNNNNNNNNNNNNNNNNNNNNNNNNNNNNNNNNNNNNNNNNNNNNNNNNNNNNNNNNNNNNNNNNNNNNNNNNNNNNNNNNNNNNNNNNNNNNNNNNNNNNNNNNNNNNNNNNNNNNNNNNNNNNNNNNNNNNNNNNNNNNNNNNNNNNNNNNNNNNNNNNNNNNNNNNNNNNNNNNNNNNNNNNNNNNNNNNNNNNNNNNNNNNNNNNNNNNNNNNNNNNNNNNNNNNNNNNNNNNNNNNNNNNNNNNNNNNNNNNNNNNNNNNNNNNNNNNNNNNNNNNNNNNNNNNNNNNNNNNNNNNNNNNNNNNNNNNNNNNNNNNNNNNNNNNNNNNNNNNNNNNNNNNNNNNNNNNNNNNNNNNNNNNNNNNNNNNNNNNNNNNNNNNNNNNNNNNNNNNNNNNNNNNNNNNNNNNNNNNNNNNNNNNNNNNNNNNNNNNNNNNNNNNNNNNNNNNNNNNNNNNNNNNNNNNNNNNNNNNNNNNNNNNNNNNNNNNNNNNNNNNNNNNNNNNNNNNNNNNNNNNNNNNNNNNNNNNNNNNNNNNNNNNNNNNNNNNNNNNNNNNNNNNNNNNNNNNNNNNNNNNNNNNNNNNNNNNNNNNNNNNNNNNNNNNNNNNNNNNNNNNNNNNNNNNNNNNNNNNNNNNNNNNNNNNNNNNNNNNNNNNNNNNNNNNNNNNNNNNNNNNNNNNNNNNNNNNNNNNNNNNNNNNNNNNNNNNNNNNNNNNNNNNNNNNNNNNNNNNNNNNNNNNNNNNNNNNNNNNNNNNNNNNNNNNNNNNNNNNNNNNNNNNNNNNNNNNNNNNNNNNNNNNNNNNNNNNNNNNNNNNNNNNNNNNNNNNNNNNNNNNNNNNNNNNNNNNNNNNNNNNNNNNNNNNNNNNNNNNNNNNNNNNNNNNNNNNNNNNNNNNNNNNNNNNNNNNNNNNNNNNNNNNNNNNNNNNNNNNNNNNNNNNNNNNNNNNNNNNNNNNNNNNNNNNNNNNNNNNNNNNNNNNNNNATAATATCTCAAGGCTCCGTACTGTAAGTCTAATTTTACATGTAGAAATGTTAACTTGAAAGTCAGTGTGGACAGATATTATTCACATGACAGTCTCATTTTATNNNNNNNNNNNNNNNNNNNNNNNNNNNNNNNNNNNNNNNNNNNNNNNNNNNNNNNNNNNNNNNNNNNNNNNNNNNNNNNNNNNNNAAGTTCGTTTTACTCACCTGGTTCTATGATGTGGTACAGCTGCCAGAGAGCCAAGGCTTTATATAGGTCCTATCATCTATAAGGTAAATGCGCTCGGAAATGTGAGCACCTCGCCTTTTACGAGAACTTCCTCGTTTGCCTTTTCCTTGTCTGCTACACACCAAACAAATGCACGCTCGAGTAGTGTTGTTTTGCCACGCAGATGTGTTGGATCGACGTGCAAAGTTTACCTGAAAGTTTCTTGGGTGTACGTATAAGTTCTAGAAAATCTAGCtttcaaaacatttatttttttcaagaagTGNNNNNNNNNNNNNNNNNNNNNNNNNNNNNNNNNNNNNNNNNNNNNNNNNNNNNNNNNNNNNNNNNNNNNNNNNNNNATCAGGTTGCACCCATCCACATATGATATGCGATATTTCGTGTATCTGATGTAAGTTATTCATTGGACTGATGGACAAGGTAAAGCACTGTATTTCTTAAAGCGAGAGATGTAATTTAGCTAGGACTTAATACGAAAAGTTTTGTCTTcctagcaattattattgttaattaagaGAACATATTTCACTACTAACTTTTCCAAAAAGATGCGAAGAGAACATGCTTTATCATAATAAAAGGGGTTTCTAGTATTTGAATATTGGGCAATTCACCCATAAATCATTAAAGTTACATTCACTGAGGTCTTAATTCATTAGGATTTTAGCGCTTCTTCATTAGAAGCAACAACTAAACGTCGAGTCATTATCGTAGACAAAGAGCTAGNNNNNNNNNNNNNNNNNNNNNNNNNNNNNNNNNNNNNNNNNNNNNNNNNNNNNNNNNNNNNNNNNNNNNNNNNNNNNNNNNNNNNNNNNNNNNNNNNNNNNNNNNNNNNNNNNNNNNNNNNNNNNNNNNNNNNNNNNNNNNNNNNNNNNNNNNNNNNNNNNNNNNNNNNNNNNNNNNNNNNNNNNNNNNNNNNNNNNNNNNNNNNNNNNNNNNNNNNNNNNNNNNNNNNNNNNNNNNNNNNNNNNNNNNNNNNNNNNNNNNNNNNNNNNNNNNNNNNNNNNNNNNNNNNNNNNNNNNNNNNNNNNNNNNNNNNNNNNNNNNNNNNNNNNNNNNNNNNNNNNNNNNNNNNNNNNNNNNNNNNNNNNNNNNNNNNNNNNNNNNNNNNNNNNNNNNNNNNNNNNNNNNNNNNNNNNNNNNNNNNNNNNNNNNNNNNNNNNNNNNNNNNNNNNNNNNNNNNNNNNNNNNNNNNNNNNNNNNNNNNNNNNNNNNNNNNNNNNNNNNNNNNNNNNNNNNNNNNNNNNNNNNNNNNNNNNNNNNNNNNNNNNNNNNNNNNNNNNNNNNNNNNNNNNNNNNNNNNNNNNNNNNNNNNNNNNNNNNNNNNNNNNNNNNNNNNNNNNNNNNNNNNNNNNNNNNNNNNNNNNNNNNNNNNNNNNNNNNNNNNNNNNNNNNNNNNNNNNNNNNNNNNNNNNNNNNNNNNNNNNNNNNNNNNNNNNNNNNNNNNNNNNNNNNNNNNNNNNNNNNNNNNNNNNNNNNNNNNNNNNNNNNNNNNNNNNNNNNNNNNNNNNNNNNNNNNNNNNNNNNNNNNNNNNNNNNNNNNNNNNNNNNNNNNNNNNNNNNNNNNNNNNNNNNNNNNNNNNNNNNNNNNNNNNNNNNNNNNNNNNNNNNNNNNNNNNNNNNNNNNNNNNNNNNNNNNNNNNNNNNNNNNNNNNNNNNNNNNNNNNNTCACATNNNNNNNNNNNNNNNNNNNNNNNNNNNNNNNNNNNNNNNNNNNNNNNNNNNNNNNNNNNNNNNNNNNNNNNNNNNNNNNNNNNNNNNNNNNNNNNNNNNNNNNNNNNNNNNNNNNNNNNNNNNNNNNNNNNNNNNNNNNNNNNNNNNNNNNNNNNNNNNNNNNNNNNNNNNNNNNNNNNNNNNNNNNNNNNNNNNNNNNNNNNNNNNNNNNNNNNNNNNNNNNNNNNNNNNNNNNNN includes:
- the LOC119592279 gene encoding uncharacterized protein LOC119592279 isoform X2, whose protein sequence is MKLLAVCVLAGVALLAAAEEENDKASYNPVNQKFFVGILRTEMISTATTTTIGVAATTCYNAIGSTTCSGRKRRALPKLEQIDDSTAGDNLHASLNAAADAEVAKNTAQEGPGRLVVWRTTTVTLTYTSSSTVSGTKLSLSYACTASGMNLPPSC
- the LOC119592279 gene encoding uncharacterized protein LOC119592279 isoform X1, whose protein sequence is MKLLAVCVLAGVALLAAAEEENADKASYNPVNQKFFVGILRTEMISTATTTTIGVAATTCYNAIGSTTCSGRKRRALPKLEQIDDSTAGDNLHASLNAAADAEVAKNTAQEGPGRLVVWRTTTVTLTYTSSSTVSGTKLSLSYACTASGMNLPPSC